The genomic stretch ATGGCGAAGTGTATGCCATGGAAGAAGTGCTGCAGCGGAAATTTAAAAACAGCGATGAGTTGTTTGTGATGATTGACCGTTTTGTTGCGGAAAACAACAATGATGAGAATGATAGTCGCGTTGCGGATTCGGCGGAGACGGCTTTTTTTGAGGGCGACGGTGAATGTTTTCTCGAAGTGCAGGATGCGAAAAAAACACGCAAGAAATTCAACAAACGCTTTGAGGCCGATGGCATGAGCTTTGAAGAACCGGATGTACATTTTTTCACCTTTAACAATCCGATCGGTGCCTGCAAAACCTGCGAAGGATTTGGCAGTGTAATTGGAATTGATCCGGATTTAGTGATTCCGAATAAAGCACTTTCCATTTACGAAGATGCTGTGGCTTGCTGGAAAGGTGAGACCATGGGTGAATGGAAAAAACAATTGATAAAAAACGCCGAGAAATTTAATTTCCCCATTCACAAACCCATTTCGCAACTGAGTAAAGAGCAAATGAATGTGCTGTGGAAAGGGAATAAATATTTCGACGGACTCGATGCGTTTTTCCTGCACCTGGAAGCGAACATGTACAAAATTCAGTACCGTGTTATGTTATCGCGCTACAGAGGGAAAACCACTTGTCCGGATTGCCTCGGCACGCGTTTGCGCAAGGATGCACAGTACGTAAAAATCGGCGGTAAATCCATCAGCGATTTATTGTTTGAACCCATTAAAGAATTGATTCCTTTTTTCGATACGTTGAAATTGGGTAAACACGAAGAAAAAATTGCACAACGCATTTTAGTGGAGATTCGCAGTCGTTTAAAATTTCTGAACGATGTTGGACTCGGTTACCTTACACTCAACCGCACGGCGAATACTTTGTCGGGTGGCGAATCGCAACGGATTAATCTGGCTACTTCACTGGGAAGTTCATTGGTGGGATCGATGTATATTTTGGATGAACCGAGTATTGGTCTTCACCCGCGTGATACCCAAAAACTGATTGGTGTTTTGCAAACACTTCGTGATTTAGGCAATACCGTAATTGTGGTGGAACACGATGTGGAAGTGATGCGTGCTGCCGATGAAATTATTGATATGGGTCCCATGGCCGGATCGCACGGTGGTGAAGTGGTGTTTCAGGGCGATCACAGCGAATTGCTGAGTGCAAAAAAATCGATGACGGCGAAATACCTCACCGGAAAAGAAAGCATTGATGCGCCCGATAAAAAACGCAAGTGGAAAGATTATATTCAGGTGACCGGTGCCAGAGAAAATAACCTGAAAGATATTACCGTGAAATTCCCATTGGGGGTTATGACGGTGGTGACCGGTGTTTCCGGATCGGGGAAATCGAGTCTGGTAAAACGCGTGTTGTATCCTGCCATTACGAAAGCATTGGGCGGACATGGCGATAAAAACGGAGCTTTCGATAAACTGGAAGGATCGTTTCGTCAGTTGAAGTCCGTAGAATTTATCGATCAGAATCCCATTGGTAAATCCTCGCGCAGTAATCCGGTAACCTATGTAAAAGCGTTTGATGAAATCCGGAATTTATTTGCGGCGCAACAGGGTTCGAAAGTAAAAGGATTTAAAGCTTCGCATTTTTCATTCAACGTAGATGGTGGTCGCTGCGAAGTGTGCGAGGGAGAAGGAATTATAACCGTAGAAATGCAGTTTATGGCCGATGTGCATTTGGTGTGTGAAGAATGCAATGGCAAACGCTACCGCGATGAAGTGCTGGAAGTGACCTTTCATGAGAAAAGTATTTTTGATGTGTTGCAAATGACCATCGACGATGCCATTACCTTTTTCCAGCAACACAGCAAAGGCAAAGGCGATACGGAAAGTAAAATCGTGCAAAAATTATTACCGCTGCAGGATGTGGGATTGGGTTATGTTCAATTGGGACAATCCTCCTCTACCCTTTCCGGCGGAGAAGCACAGCGGATTAAACTGGCTTCCTTTTTAGGCAATGAAAAAGGCGATAACAACACCCTATTCATTTTTGATGAACCCACTACCGGTTTGCATTTTCATGATGTGAAAAAATTACTGCATGCCATGAATGCGTTGATTGACCGTGGCAATTCGGTTTTAATTATTGAGCACAATACCGATGTAATAAAATGCGCCGACTGGGTGATTGATCTTGGTCCCGAAGGCGGCGACGAAGGCGGTTTCATTCTGTACGAAGGTCTTCCCGAAGACCTGAAAAAAATCAAGAAAAGCTATACCGGTAAATTTTTATCGGAGGGTTGAGGATGGTTTTTTTTCTTTCCATTTTTTGGATCGATAATTATGGCCGCTAAAACTTCGTCTGCCGGGGGCCAATTCATGATTTTTTCATTGAGGAATTTCAGTGCCCGGTTTTGAGTTAAAATCAAATTCCATTTTTTTGATTTAGAAAAAGTTTTTAATTGTTTTTCCCGTTGAATGGCAATTTCCATGGTGGGATGCGCTTCGGTGTAAATAAGATAAATGCAGTTGTATTTTGCTGTATAACTCTTTTTATTTTTTGTTTTCCAGTTGTAATAGTGATAGTGTAATCTTACTTGTATGTTGTTGGTTACACCGCAATATAATATGGTTCTGTTTTTGTTGGTCAGGAAATAAACGCATGGTGTTTTCATGGTTTGAAACTACAGGCATTTATTTTCTTTCTCAATTAATAATTGCACTGTCTTTACCTTTCGATAATCTCCTATCCCCCACCCTTCCACCATCCGATTCCACGCTTCGCTCTGAATGACGCGCGGTGTGTACTCAGTGTTTCAACCCCGCCCTGCAACAATCCGATTCCACGCTCCGCTCTGAATGACGTGCGGTTTGTACTCAGTGTTTCAACCCCGCCCTTCCACCATCCGATTCCACGCTCCGCTCTGAATGACGCTCGGTATGTGCTCCGTGGTTCAAACCCCACGCTGCAACCATCCGATTCCACGCTCCGCTCTGAATGACGCACGGTGTGTGCTCCGTGGTTCAAACCCCGCCCTGCAACAATCCGATTCCACGCTCCGCTCTGAATGACGCACGGTGTGTGCTCCGTGGTTCAAACCCCACGCTGCAACAATCCGATTCCACGCTCCGCTCTGAATGACGCGCGGTGTGTACTCAGTGTTTCAACCCCGCCCTGCAACAATCCGATTCCACGCTCCGCTCTGAATGACGCACGGTGTGTGCTCCGTGGTTCAAACCCCACGCTGCAACAATCCGATTCCACGCTCCGCTCTGAATGACGCGCGGTGTGTACTCCGTGGTTCAACCCTGCCCTTCCACCATCCGATTCCACGCTTCGCTCTGAATGACGTGCGGTTTGTACTCAGTGTTTCAACCCCGCCCTTCCACCATCCGATTCCACGCTCCGCTCTGAATGACGCGCGGTGTGTGCTCCGTGGTTCAAACCCCACGCTGCAACCATCCGATTCCACGCTCCGCTCTGAATGACGCTCGGTATGTGCTCCGTGGTTCAAACCCCACGCTGCAACAATCCGATTCCACGCTCCGCTCTGAATGACGCGCGGTGTGTACTCCGTGGTTCAAACCCCACGCTGCAACAATCCGATTCCACGCTTCGCTCTGAATGACGTGCGGTTTGTACTCAGTGTTTCAACCCCGCCCTTCCACCATCCGATTCCACGCTCCGCTCTGAATGACGCGCGGATATCGCTATTTAAAAAAAATGCCAATTATTCGTCAAATATACATTTCGAATATTTTACTAGTTGGATAATTATTTCTTTGAAAGAAAAATGAAAAAAATTACCATCGAGGAAATTTATCATCTATTATCCAGCGCAGAATTAAAATTTATCCCAAGTCATTCCCAATTATGTTACCCCATACTGGTAAGGTT from Flavobacteriales bacterium encodes the following:
- the uvrA gene encoding excinuclease ABC subunit UvrA, with protein sequence MPVKNTPSIKSHILIEGARVHNLKNVSVAVPRNKLVVVTGLSGSGKSSLAFDTLYAEGQRRYVESLSSYARQFLGRLDKPEVDNIRGISPAVAIEQKVISRNPRSTVGTVTEIYDYLKLLFARAGKTYSPISGKEVKKESVSDVVDYVKQLPQGTRVILYAPLIRKNDRTHQKQLELLMQQGFTRVEVNGEVYAMEEVLQRKFKNSDELFVMIDRFVAENNNDENDSRVADSAETAFFEGDGECFLEVQDAKKTRKKFNKRFEADGMSFEEPDVHFFTFNNPIGACKTCEGFGSVIGIDPDLVIPNKALSIYEDAVACWKGETMGEWKKQLIKNAEKFNFPIHKPISQLSKEQMNVLWKGNKYFDGLDAFFLHLEANMYKIQYRVMLSRYRGKTTCPDCLGTRLRKDAQYVKIGGKSISDLLFEPIKELIPFFDTLKLGKHEEKIAQRILVEIRSRLKFLNDVGLGYLTLNRTANTLSGGESQRINLATSLGSSLVGSMYILDEPSIGLHPRDTQKLIGVLQTLRDLGNTVIVVEHDVEVMRAADEIIDMGPMAGSHGGEVVFQGDHSELLSAKKSMTAKYLTGKESIDAPDKKRKWKDYIQVTGARENNLKDITVKFPLGVMTVVTGVSGSGKSSLVKRVLYPAITKALGGHGDKNGAFDKLEGSFRQLKSVEFIDQNPIGKSSRSNPVTYVKAFDEIRNLFAAQQGSKVKGFKASHFSFNVDGGRCEVCEGEGIITVEMQFMADVHLVCEECNGKRYRDEVLEVTFHEKSIFDVLQMTIDDAITFFQQHSKGKGDTESKIVQKLLPLQDVGLGYVQLGQSSSTLSGGEAQRIKLASFLGNEKGDNNTLFIFDEPTTGLHFHDVKKLLHAMNALIDRGNSVLIIEHNTDVIKCADWVIDLGPEGGDEGGFILYEGLPEDLKKIKKSYTGKFLSEG
- a CDS encoding GIY-YIG nuclease family protein, whose protein sequence is MKTPCVYFLTNKNRTILYCGVTNNIQVRLHYHYYNWKTKNKKSYTAKYNCIYLIYTEAHPTMEIAIQREKQLKTFSKSKKWNLILTQNRALKFLNEKIMNWPPADEVLAAIIIDPKNGKKKNHPQPSDKNLPV